The following DNA comes from Candidatus Alcyoniella australis.
GGGCCGTTGAACGCCCACGAGTTGATCGCCTGCCTGTTTCCCAATCTGCCGCCCACGGAAATCTTCCTCGGACTCTCCGAGGTGATGGCCCACGTGGGCCTGGCCCTGCATAACAACGAGCTTTGTTGCGAGGTACGCGACGGATTGATGCTCTTCAGCCGCTCAAAGGTTGCGCCCGGGTCGTCGTTGGTTTTTCAGTAGATCTTGTTCTCGCGGTACCACTGGTCCGCCCGTGCCACGCTTTGCTCGAACGGACGGCAGTCATAGCCCAGCTCCTCGCGAGCCTTGTCGCAGCAGTAATACATCTCATGGGCCACGATCCGCATCTCGTCGATGCTTAAAACCGGCGAGCGGCCCAGCAGCGAAAGCACGCGCGATCCGGTAAGCAGGGCGCGGGCCGAAATCATCTTCTCGGGTGCCGTGCCGCCCACGGTGTCGGCGATGCGTCGCATAGCGTCGATAAAGCCGATGTTCTCGCCGCCGAGAATGTAGCTCTCGCCCTTACGCCCGCTTTGCATGGCCGAGACGATCCCGGCCGCGACGTCGGCCACGTCGGCGAAGCACGATCCGCCCGGCACCCCGTAGGTCAGTTTGCTGTTGCGGATCTCGCTGATCAGGCGGCCGGTGGTCAGCTTGCTGTCGTAAGGGCCGATCATCGCCGCCGGGTTGACGATCACCGCATCGAGCCCCGCCTCCATTGCCCCGCGCACCTCGAGCTCGGCCATGTGCTTGGTGCGGAAGTAGACGATCGAGTCCAGCCACTTTGGCCGCGGTGTGCCCTCGCAGGCCGGATGGTCGATCGTGCCCGGCCCGATGGTGCAGATCGTGCTCACGTGCACCATCCGCTGAACCCGGGCGCGACGGCAGGCCTGAAGCACGTTG
Coding sequences within:
- a CDS encoding NAD-dependent epimerase/dehydratase family protein; translation: MIVALTGATGFLGASLVRELLERGHEVRALQRETSDNQFIYGLPIELRTIDLFDVDSLQRAFEGAQAVIHAAAEVPRSGHHTSRVMSVARDGTYNVLQACRRARVQRMVHVSTICTIGPGTIDHPACEGTPRPKWLDSIVYFRTKHMAELEVRGAMEAGLDAVIVNPAAMIGPYDSKLTTGRLISEIRNSKLTYGVPGGSCFADVADVAAGIVSAMQSGRKGESYILGGENIGFIDAMRRIADTVGGTAPEKMISARALLTGSRVLSLLGRSPVLSIDEMRIVAHEMYYCCDKAREELGYDCRPFEQSVARADQWYRENKIY